Part of the Halomarina litorea genome is shown below.
TCCCTGCAGGAACACGTCTTCGGGATGCTCGCCGAAGTCTCGGAGCGGGCGCTCTCGCTGACGGGCAACGACGAACTCGTCCTCGGGGGCGGGGTGGGCCAGAACGCCCGCCTGCAGGCGATGCTCCGCGAGATGTGCGAGCAACGCGGCGCGTCGTTCCACGCCCCCGAACCCCGGTTCCTGCGGGACAACGCCGGGATGATAGCGGTCCTCGGCGCGCGGATGGCCGAGGCGGGCGACACCGTCGCCGTCTCCGACTCGCGGGTGCTGCCGAACTACCGGCCCGACGAGGTGGACGTGACGTGGCGCGCCGACGAGGACGTGGCCCGCGAGACGAGCGTCGGGACCCAGCGCGGGGCCGAGGCGGCGGTCCGACGGGTGGGCGACGCCAGCGTCGAGAAGGCGCGCGCACCGAAGGTCTACCGCCACCCGGAACTGGACGACAGACTGCGTCGCGAGCGCACCCGCGGGGAGGCCCGCCTGCTCCACGACGCCCGGAAACTCGGCGTCTCCACGCCGGTCATCCGGGACGTCGACCCCCGCGAGGCCACCCTGACGCTCGAACACGTGGGCGCGTCCGACCTCGGGGAGTCGCTCTCCGAGGGCGCCGTCGGGGCGGTCGGTCGCCACCTCGCGACGCTCCACGGCGCGGGACTGGTCCACGGCGACCCGACGACGCGTAACGTCCGCGTCTCGGGGGCCGACGCCAGCGAGCGCGTGTGGCTCATCGACTTCGGCCTCGGCTTTCACTCCTCGCACGTCGAGGACTACGCGATGGACCTCCACGTCTTCGAACAGTCGCTGGCCGGGACGGCCCGCGACCCCGCGCCACTGCTCGGCGCCTTCGAGGCAGCCTACCGCGAGGCGGGCGACCCGCGGGTGGTCGCCCAACTACGGGAGATAGAGGGGCGCGGGCGCTACCAGTGAGTCGCGTGGTCAGTCGTTGCTCACGGTGTTGCTAACGCGCACCTCGCCGTCCGCGTCGTCGGCGTACGAGAGGAGGTCACCGACCGTGTCGACGATGACGGAAGGCTGGACCGCGCTGGTGGCGATGTCCGCCCGCGTCGCCTCGCCCGTGAGTACGCAGGCCGACAGACAGCCCACCCGTTCGGCCATCGATATCTCCGTCGATAGGCGGTCGCCGACGACGGCGACGTCCTCGGGGGCGATACCGTCGGTCTCGAGAATGTGGGAGACCATCGCGGGGTCCGGCTTGCCGAAGACGCGCGTCGGTTCGCGGCCGGTCGCCGTCTCCAGGAGCGCTCCGATAGCCCCGCAGTCCGGCACGAAGCCCTCCGGCGTCGGGCAGACGGTGTCCCCGTGGGCGAGGAGGAACTCGGCACCCTCGCGGATGGCGAGGGTCGCCCGCCGGACCTTCTCGTAGGTGAGTTCGCGGTCGAACCCCACCACGACGTACTCCGGGTCGTCCTCCTCGACGGCGAACCCCCGGTCTGCCAGGGCGTCCCGCATCGCCGACGTCCCGACGACGTAGAGGCGCTCGGCCCCTCGCGCTTCCAGGTAGGCGATGACGCCGTCCGTCGAGAGGACGACATCCTCGGGGGCGGCCGGGATACCGAGTGCGGTCAGCTTCCTCGCGTACTCCGGTTTCCAGGCCGAGGAGTTGTTCGAGAGGAAGTAGACGTCGACGCCGGCCGCCCGGAGGGCCTCGACGACGTCCGCGGCCCCGTCGAGGAGGGTATCGCCGAGGTAGAGCGTCCCGTCGAGGTCGAAGAAGACTGCCTCCTTGTCGGTCAGCGAGAACGACCCGAACGTCCGGTCGGCGGCCCGAAGGTCTACCATGTCGTCGACCTCCACCCAGCGCGCACCGCCGATGTCGACGGGGGCGACCTCGCACTCGCCGAGGACCGCGTCGATGGCCACCTCGGCCCAGGCGTCGTACTGTCCATCGTCGAGGAGTCGGCCCCCCCGGTCGAACAGGCGGGTCGAGAACTCCCGGGAGAAGCGGTAGGCGTCGATGGAGACGGCGCTCGCGGCTTCCGGCGGGACGTCCTTGGCGATGTGGTCGACGTGGCCGTCTCCGTCGGTCGTCACCTTCATCGCCTCCTCGGAGTAGGTCCCGTAGTCACACGCGATGGCGCTGTCGGCGTCGCTGTCGAGGAGCGTCTCGACGACACAGGGGTCGAACACGACGTCGCCGTTGCTCAGGAGGAACGGTTCGCCGGCGAGTTCCTCCCGGGCCTGGTACAGCGAGAACAGGTTGTTCGTGTTGGCGTATCGGTCGTTCTCGACGACCGAGACGGAGAGGTCCTCGCGGCTGGCGGCGACCTCCTCGCAGACCGCTCGCGCCCGGTCGGGGAGATAGCCGACGACGACGACGACGTTCGACACCCCGGCGTCGGCGTAGGCGTGGAGCTGATGGCCGAGGATCGGGGTCCCGGCGACGGGGATACACCCCTTCGGGACGTCGAGGGTGACCGGCCGGAGCCGGGAGCCGATGCCTGCAGCGAGGACGACGGCAGTGTCGACTTCCTCCATTTACCCACCGAAGGGTCGAGTCGATTTAGTCGTGTTCCCTGCAACACAACTCGATTCGTTCCTACCGGACCATCGTATCGAGGGGAACGTCGGTGATGAGGCCGTCGACGGCGGTTCCCGCGAACGCGGCAGCGTGCTCCGGCGTCTCGATGGTCCAGACGTTGACCAGACGCCCCTCCCGGTGGGCGCGGGCGACGACATCGACCGGTTCGTACGGACCGGCGACGTACGCCTCGTCGAACAGGGGCGTCCCCGGAACCATGTTCCGAGGGACGTGGACCGCCTCGCAGTCGTGTCTGCGGGCGACGGTGAAGCCGTCCTCGATGGAGTCCGAGAGGACGGCGGCGAGCGGAACGTCGGGGTCGGCGTCGCGGACCGCACCGAGCGCACCTTCGAAGAACGAGGAGACGAGGAGGTCGTGGCCGGAGGCCCCGACGAGGGCGAGCACCCGGTCGACGAACGGGCGCCAGTCCCGCCGACTCCGCTTGAGGGCGTCTTGGGTGAGGAGTCCCTCGGGCCCCGGGTCGACGCCGGGGTGTTTGAGTTCGGCGTTCAGCGCCACCGACGCGGGAAGCGCTTCGACGACCTCTTCGAGGAGCGGTATCGGCTGGCCGCTGTCGAGGACGTCGAGCGACCGCAGTTCGTCGAGCGGGGTCTCCCAGACCGCCTGACCCTGTCGCGACGGGTCGGCGTCCGTCACCCGGTCGAGGGTCCCGTCGTGGAAGACGACAGGGACCCCCTCGGCGCTCGGCATCACGTCGATTTCGACCATCCCGGCCGACGGGACCGATCCGCCCGTGGTCGAACCGCGCACCGCCTCGAGCGTGTTCTCCGGGAACACGCCCGCGAACCCCCGGTGAGCGATGGTGGTGAAACCCCCGTCGCCGGGCGAATCAGGAGGAGCGCCCGACGTCACAGTCGAGTCAGCGCGCTGCATCAACCGGAGAGAACACGCACGGCGTATTAAGAGTCACTACTACGAGTATGTCCTGATTCCCCGCTAGACTGTGCGCTAGTTTGACAGGGGGAGCGCTACTGGTCGCGTTCTCGACCGGAGAGTGCCCGGACGGCCTCGAAGACCGTCGCCGACCGCGACCCGGTCGCGTCGACGAGAAACGCCTCCCGCAGCGCGCTCCGGCGGGCCGCGTACGGGTCGGCCTCGATGGCGTCGGTGAGGCGGGCGAGAAGCGAGTCGGTGTCGACCGCGACCGGACCGGGAACGAACGTCTCGTAGTCGTAGTAGAACCCCCGCTCCGCCCGGTAGGTCTCGAGGTCCGGCGCGTAGAACACGACCGGGCGGTCGAGCAGGAGGAAATCG
Proteins encoded:
- a CDS encoding glycerophosphodiester phosphodiesterase; this translates as MQRADSTVTSGAPPDSPGDGGFTTIAHRGFAGVFPENTLEAVRGSTTGGSVPSAGMVEIDVMPSAEGVPVVFHDGTLDRVTDADPSRQGQAVWETPLDELRSLDVLDSGQPIPLLEEVVEALPASVALNAELKHPGVDPGPEGLLTQDALKRSRRDWRPFVDRVLALVGASGHDLLVSSFFEGALGAVRDADPDVPLAAVLSDSIEDGFTVARRHDCEAVHVPRNMVPGTPLFDEAYVAGPYEPVDVVARAHREGRLVNVWTIETPEHAAAFAGTAVDGLITDVPLDTMVR
- a CDS encoding HAD-IIA family hydrolase; its protein translation is MEEVDTAVVLAAGIGSRLRPVTLDVPKGCIPVAGTPILGHQLHAYADAGVSNVVVVVGYLPDRARAVCEEVAASREDLSVSVVENDRYANTNNLFSLYQAREELAGEPFLLSNGDVVFDPCVVETLLDSDADSAIACDYGTYSEEAMKVTTDGDGHVDHIAKDVPPEAASAVSIDAYRFSREFSTRLFDRGGRLLDDGQYDAWAEVAIDAVLGECEVAPVDIGGARWVEVDDMVDLRAADRTFGSFSLTDKEAVFFDLDGTLYLGDTLLDGAADVVEALRAAGVDVYFLSNNSSAWKPEYARKLTALGIPAAPEDVVLSTDGVIAYLEARGAERLYVVGTSAMRDALADRGFAVEEDDPEYVVVGFDRELTYEKVRRATLAIREGAEFLLAHGDTVCPTPEGFVPDCGAIGALLETATGREPTRVFGKPDPAMVSHILETDGIAPEDVAVVGDRLSTEISMAERVGCLSACVLTGEATRADIATSAVQPSVIVDTVGDLLSYADDADGEVRVSNTVSND
- a CDS encoding bifunctional N(6)-L-threonylcarbamoyladenine synthase/serine/threonine protein kinase codes for the protein MRVLGIEGTAWAASAAVHDAEADDTTILTDAYEPDSGGIHPREAAEHMREAIPAVVREARDRADDDIDAVAFSRGPGLGPCLRIVGTAARASAQTLDVPLVGVNHMLAHLEIGRHTAGFDSPVCLNASGANAHLLGFHNGRYRMLGETMDTGVGNAIDKFTRHVGWSHPGGPKVESNANGGEYIDLPYVVKGMDFSFSGIMSAAKEAYDDGESVADVCFSLQEHVFGMLAEVSERALSLTGNDELVLGGGVGQNARLQAMLREMCEQRGASFHAPEPRFLRDNAGMIAVLGARMAEAGDTVAVSDSRVLPNYRPDEVDVTWRADEDVARETSVGTQRGAEAAVRRVGDASVEKARAPKVYRHPELDDRLRRERTRGEARLLHDARKLGVSTPVIRDVDPREATLTLEHVGASDLGESLSEGAVGAVGRHLATLHGAGLVHGDPTTRNVRVSGADASERVWLIDFGLGFHSSHVEDYAMDLHVFEQSLAGTARDPAPLLGAFEAAYREAGDPRVVAQLREIEGRGRYQ